One Bacillota bacterium genomic region harbors:
- a CDS encoding ATP-grasp domain-containing protein, with translation MNKMNMYAQLLIDEAKRRNIEVDEIDYQFNLFALKFRDKTIHCRESLTEMTSAYTMTICSNKWLTLKFLREKGLSVPRQHLWQEREKGLEFLRSCNNRLVVKPLNGEQGRGITVDVRTAAELDEAVAEALKYDSTVLLEEFKSGRDLRIIVIDYKFVAAIERIPATVTGDGTKTLEELIINRNEELLEATDGESKIPVNSATALLAEEQGLAMDEIPAVGKAVKVCRLANFHSGGTIEDVTEAVSKKLKDAAEEAARILKIPVVGLDLLVPDISGDDYEIIEANERPGLANHEPQPTAERFIDFLFPETAG, from the coding sequence ATGAATAAAATGAATATGTATGCCCAGCTGCTGATCGATGAGGCGAAAAGACGGAATATTGAAGTTGATGAGATTGACTACCAATTTAACCTTTTTGCTCTGAAGTTCAGGGATAAAACCATCCACTGCCGCGAATCACTGACTGAAATGACTTCGGCCTATACGATGACGATTTGTTCGAATAAGTGGCTGACCTTAAAATTTTTGCGTGAAAAAGGATTAAGCGTGCCTCGCCAGCATCTTTGGCAGGAGAGGGAGAAGGGCCTGGAATTCCTGAGAAGCTGTAATAACCGCCTGGTAGTCAAGCCACTTAACGGCGAACAGGGCAGGGGTATCACGGTTGATGTGCGTACAGCAGCAGAACTGGACGAAGCTGTAGCGGAAGCGCTTAAATACGACAGCACAGTATTACTTGAGGAATTTAAATCCGGTCGGGATCTGCGAATAATCGTGATCGACTATAAATTTGTGGCAGCTATTGAAAGAATACCTGCTACTGTAACCGGGGACGGTACAAAAACCCTGGAGGAATTGATCATTAACCGCAATGAAGAACTGCTGGAAGCCACCGATGGCGAATCAAAAATTCCTGTTAATTCGGCGACTGCTCTGCTAGCCGAAGAGCAGGGGCTGGCCATGGATGAAATTCCTGCGGTCGGTAAAGCGGTAAAAGTTTGCCGACTGGCCAACTTCCATTCAGGGGGGACGATCGAAGATGTTACCGAAGCGGTGTCGAAAAAACTAAAAGATGCCGCGGAAGAGGCAGCCCGGATCCTTAAGATACCGGTAGTCGGACTTGATTTACTGGTGCCGGATATATCCGGAGATGATTACGAGATCATTGAAGCCAATGAACGGCCCGGGCTGGCCAATCACGAACCACAGCCCACAGCCGAAAGATTTATCGATTTTCTCTTCCCCGAAACAGCCGGTTAA
- a CDS encoding YbaK/EbsC family protein, with product MAENPALKRARKFLEKFDLDLVPYEHEEATKTSPEAAKALNVELGQIAKSILFRSGDRYGLFVATGDIRICDKKVRELLGGGRAKIAKPEEVEKITGYRVGGVCPFDIDKTIPIYIDLSMKRFETVYTSAGTDYSLLPIKVNQLIEVTGGQFVDIKKEDKTAG from the coding sequence ATGGCTGAGAACCCGGCTCTAAAGAGGGCTCGAAAATTTTTAGAGAAGTTTGACTTGGACCTGGTGCCTTACGAGCATGAAGAGGCAACGAAAACGTCGCCGGAGGCGGCAAAGGCTCTCAATGTTGAGTTGGGTCAGATCGCCAAGTCGATTCTTTTTCGCTCCGGTGACCGGTACGGCCTTTTTGTTGCCACCGGTGATATCCGGATCTGCGATAAAAAGGTGCGGGAACTGCTCGGCGGGGGCAGGGCTAAAATTGCAAAGCCGGAAGAGGTCGAAAAGATCACCGGCTACCGGGTCGGGGGAGTCTGTCCATTTGATATCGACAAGACTATCCCTATCTATATCGACCTGTCGATGAAACGATTTGAAACTGTTTATACCTCTGCGGGAACAGATTATTCGCTGCTGCCGATCAAGGTAAACCAGCTTATCGAGGTAACCGGCGGCCAGTTCGTTGATATAAAGAAAGAAGATAAAACAGCCGGTTAA
- a CDS encoding MFS transporter — protein sequence MAELKKLTLWGKIAYGAGAGGFSIIDRVLITWLFYFYITSPLEGVEALMPPFLFGVIMFFGRVVDAVADPLISRWSDNYSGRFGRRMPFMLFSGIAYSAVFILLFYPPVAEISAWNSIYVAVMLGLYFTLFTAYVCPYLALLPELARTNRDRVDLATYKAVFSLLGVGVALIGAGILIGLTSFIGMIWIMAVIGLILLYIPLLIKERDYAQSKPATLGLVEAVSTTFKNRAFVIYLIGNVTFWLGFNIITLNIPLYVTILLKGTEDDTSIYFGLAFVVALLFFPVVNILSKKLGLKINMMFALVAFFVLLPLFYFLGQPLLGMPPETVAYILMALAGLPLSVIFIVPDAIVAAVSDLEETLSGQRREAMYFGAQGFILKLALGVSTLITGLLLQLFGSTAAQPLGIQLTGPVSALFILIGIIVFARYPEKEVRAYQRVE from the coding sequence ATGGCTGAATTGAAAAAACTTACTTTGTGGGGGAAAATCGCTTACGGTGCAGGAGCGGGCGGATTTAGTATCATCGACCGGGTCTTGATTACCTGGCTCTTCTATTTTTATATTACCAGTCCGCTGGAAGGGGTCGAGGCCTTGATGCCTCCATTTCTTTTTGGGGTAATCATGTTTTTTGGAAGGGTAGTAGATGCTGTCGCTGATCCCTTGATATCCCGCTGGTCAGATAACTACAGCGGGCGTTTCGGAAGAAGGATGCCATTTATGCTGTTCAGCGGTATCGCCTATTCTGCAGTCTTTATTCTTCTTTTTTATCCTCCTGTGGCTGAAATTTCGGCCTGGAACAGTATATATGTTGCTGTAATGCTCGGTCTTTACTTTACCCTGTTCACTGCCTATGTCTGCCCCTATCTGGCCCTGCTCCCCGAACTGGCTCGCACAAACCGGGACAGGGTCGATTTGGCAACCTATAAAGCTGTTTTCAGCCTGCTCGGTGTCGGGGTTGCCCTGATTGGAGCGGGAATATTAATCGGCCTGACAAGTTTTATCGGAATGATCTGGATTATGGCCGTTATAGGACTTATACTGCTCTACATTCCGCTGCTGATCAAAGAAAGAGACTACGCCCAATCCAAGCCGGCAACGCTGGGGTTAGTTGAAGCAGTAAGCACAACTTTTAAGAACCGAGCTTTTGTTATTTACCTCATCGGCAACGTAACTTTCTGGCTCGGCTTTAATATTATAACTTTGAATATCCCGCTATACGTGACGATCTTACTCAAGGGGACCGAAGATGATACATCTATCTATTTCGGACTTGCCTTCGTAGTTGCCCTTCTCTTTTTTCCCGTTGTTAATATATTATCGAAAAAACTGGGTTTGAAAATCAATATGATGTTTGCCCTGGTGGCCTTTTTTGTGCTGCTGCCTCTATTCTACTTCCTCGGTCAACCTCTTCTCGGGATGCCACCGGAAACGGTGGCCTATATCCTGATGGCCCTGGCCGGTCTTCCCCTCTCGGTTATTTTTATCGTACCCGATGCGATTGTAGCAGCGGTTTCTGATCTGGAAGAAACGCTTTCCGGACAGCGCAGGGAAGCGATGTATTTCGGAGCCCAGGGTTTTATCCTGAAACTGGCTTTGGGTGTTTCGACTCTGATTACAGGATTGCTCCTGCAGCTTTTCGGCAGCACTGCCGCCCAGCCCCTGGGCATACAGTTGACCGGTCCGGTTTCGGCACTTTTTATTTTAATCGGTATTATTGTCTTTGCCCGCTACCCGGAAAAAGAGGTTCGCGCTTATCAGCGGGTAGAATAG